A window of the Candidatus Atribacteria bacterium genome harbors these coding sequences:
- a CDS encoding N-acetyltransferase — protein MLQGKLVNLRAVEKEDLEEIMKWVNDREITKYLSAFLYPVSRAEEEKFLERAMNHHDTEKNLVIETKEGNYIGQVSLHNIDWKNRNAELGIVIGNKEYWGKGYGTDAIKILINHAFNQMNLYKVYLRVFDYNQRGIKCYEKCGFQEEGRLRKGQFYGGKYYDIILMGILKGEFENIK, from the coding sequence ATGCTTCAAGGAAAATTAGTAAATTTAAGAGCGGTAGAAAAAGAAGACCTGGAAGAAATAATGAAATGGGTAAATGACCGGGAAATTACCAAGTATTTATCTGCTTTTCTATATCCCGTTTCTCGAGCGGAAGAAGAAAAGTTTTTAGAAAGAGCAATGAATCATCATGATACTGAGAAAAATCTGGTTATAGAAACCAAAGAGGGAAATTATATTGGCCAGGTAAGTTTACATAATATTGATTGGAAGAATAGGAATGCAGAATTAGGAATTGTAATTGGTAACAAAGAATATTGGGGCAAAGGTTATGGTACAGATGCCATAAAAATTCTAATCAATCATGCTTTTAATCAGATGAATTTGTATAAAGTATATCTTCGAGTCTTTGATTATAACCAAAGAGGTATAAAGTGCTACGAGAAATGTGGATTTCAGGAAGAGGGAAGGCTAAGAAAAGGTCAATTTTATGGCGGAAAATATTATGATATAATCTTGATGGGGATATTAAAAGGTGAGTTTGAAAATATTAAATAA
- a CDS encoding replication-associated recombination protein A, with protein MNLFENYKKNKMNNSAPLADRIRPEKLEDFLGQEKIIGPGKPLRQAIEEDELQSIILWGPPGSGKTTLARIIAKITKTHFVPFSAAISGVPALRKIIKEAQDRRKYQQQRTILFVDEIHRFNKAQQDAFLPYVEDGTIILIGATTENPSFEVISPLLSRSTVYILEPLSPDDLKNILEKALPDKEKGLGKYKLNLEPEVLDFIVELAYGDARIALNILEFAVVTTKPDSQGIKNINIKIIEEVVQKRCLRYDKTGEEHYNIISALHKSMRDSDPDAAIYWVARMLEAGENPLYVARRLVRFASEDVGNADPQALLVAVSAMQAVHFLGMPEGNLALAQTATYLACAPKSNALYKGYQLTKEDIKRWGPLPVPLVIRNAPTTLMKNLDYGKGYKYAHHFEGGYVVQEHLPRELKGKKYYFPTDRGFEKEIKQRLEKLKVKYNKDNH; from the coding sequence ATGAATCTTTTTGAAAATTATAAAAAAAATAAAATGAATAACAGTGCTCCTCTGGCTGATAGAATCAGACCGGAAAAATTAGAAGATTTTTTGGGGCAGGAAAAGATTATTGGTCCGGGTAAGCCTTTACGTCAGGCAATCGAAGAAGATGAACTTCAATCGATTATTCTCTGGGGTCCGCCTGGTTCGGGGAAAACAACTTTAGCTCGAATTATCGCCAAAATAACTAAGACTCATTTTGTCCCTTTTAGTGCGGCTATTTCAGGTGTACCTGCCTTGAGAAAAATTATTAAAGAAGCACAAGACCGGCGAAAATATCAACAGCAAAGGACTATTTTATTTGTGGATGAAATTCATAGGTTTAATAAAGCACAACAGGATGCTTTTTTACCATATGTAGAAGATGGAACCATTATACTAATTGGAGCTACCACCGAAAATCCCTCTTTTGAGGTTATTTCTCCTCTTTTATCAAGGTCAACTGTTTATATATTAGAACCATTATCTCCGGATGATTTAAAAAATATTTTGGAAAAAGCCTTGCCGGACAAAGAAAAAGGTTTGGGAAAATATAAACTGAATTTAGAACCGGAAGTCTTAGATTTTATTGTTGAACTGGCGTATGGAGATGCGCGCATTGCTTTAAATATCCTGGAGTTTGCAGTGGTAACTACCAAACCAGATTCCCAGGGTATAAAAAATATAAATATTAAAATTATCGAAGAGGTAGTTCAAAAAAGGTGCCTTCGTTATGACAAGACCGGGGAAGAACATTATAATATTATCTCTGCCCTCCATAAGAGTATGCGCGATTCTGACCCTGATGCGGCTATTTACTGGGTAGCCCGTATGTTAGAAGCAGGAGAAAATCCCCTTTATGTTGCCCGGCGACTGGTGAGATTTGCCTCGGAAGACGTAGGAAATGCCGATCCTCAGGCATTATTGGTTGCAGTTTCAGCTATGCAAGCCGTCCATTTTTTGGGAATGCCTGAAGGAAATTTGGCTTTGGCTCAAACCGCTACCTATTTAGCCTGCGCTCCTAAGAGTAATGCCCTCTACAAGGGTTATCAACTCACCAAAGAAGACATTAAAAGATGGGGACCGCTACCGGTTCCACTAGTAATTCGCAATGCCCCGACCACTCTTATGAAAAATTTAGATTACGGAAAAGGTTATAAATATGCTCATCATTTTGAAGGGGGATATGTTGTTCAGGAACATCTCCCCAGGGAATTAAAAGGAAAAAAATATTATTTTCCGACCGATAGAGGATTTGAAAAAGAGATCAAACAAAGATTGGAAAAATTAAAGGTTAAATACAACAAAGATAATCATTAA